A single Drechmeria coniospora strain ARSEF 6962 chromosome 03, whole genome shotgun sequence DNA region contains:
- a CDS encoding tubulin-tyrosine ligase — MDTIEEAVRVVTSKPVQRAVVNTALFGSGAATLLFLASVATGLFFQNFVPHQFVTTPVHLQYGLGPNPYGVASLTKPPMIKTQQEYEISVSMSMPRSVANLERGNFMVSLYLLGTEANQKLEEDARVFANSREKLTSHNVMLTSRRLALLPYVDPFISTARKLLFLLYHLFFPSSQSCKMTVALAERVTFPASSTLPLSAYVEVEAGQDIQIYSASLTMAARLRGLRWLMFHYRLPVYMAFTLLFWVCEVLFMTFAWAAWGGLTGSIETGKQRLYREEGDEDGSGAGESSDRPYTFPTYGKQPPLKHEPKVKGEGDDGLERRLSDIPLAGAEADDEEELDEKDDVGERRAYDSGLGTSYSEGGSGSVRRRSRGNP, encoded by the exons ATG GACACCATCGAGGAGGCGGTTCGTGTCGTGACGTCCAAGCCAGTGCAACGAGCCGTGGTCAACACCGCCCTCTTCGGCTCGGGTGCCGCcaccctcctcttcctcgcgtCGGTTGCCACTGGTCTGTTCTTCCAGAACTTTGTTCCTCACCAGTTTGTCACGACGCCGGTGCATCTTCAATATGG CTTGGGTCCGAATCCATATGGCGTGGCGTCCTTGACGAAACCGCCGATGATTAAGACGCAGCAGGAATACGAGATATCCGTCAGCATGTCGATGCCACGTTCTGTCGCGAACCTCGAACGCGGGAACTTCATGGTCTCGCTCTACCTTCTCGGCACCGAGGCGAACCAAAAGCTCGAAGAGGACGCTCGCGTCTTCGCCAACTCGCGCGAAAAACTGACTTCCCACAACGTCATGTTGACTTCCCGCCGGCTCGCGCTGCTGCCTTACGTGGACCCCTTCATATCCACGGCCCGCAAactcctcttcctcctctaTCACCTCTTCTTCCCGAGCTCGCAGTCGTGCAAGATGACAGTCGCATTGGCCGAAAGAGTGACCTTcccggcgagctcgacccTTCCCTTGTCCGCTtacgtcgaggtcgaggctgGGCAGGACATTCAAATCTACAGCGCATCGCTGACCATGGCGGCGCGGCTGCGGGGCCTTCGGTGGCTGATGTTCCATTACCGCTTGCCCGTGTACATGGCCTTTACACTTCTTTTCTGGGTCTGCGAGGTGCTCTTCATGACGTTCGCCTGGGCGGCCTGGGGCGGCCTGACGGGATCCATCGAGACGGGGAAGCAACGTCTGTATCGCGAAgaaggcgacgaagacgggAGCGGAGCTGGCGAGAGTTCGGATCGTCCGTACACCTTTCCCACATATGGAAAGCAGCCGCCGCTGAAGCACGAACCGAAGGTCAAgggggagggcgacgacggactcGAGCGCCGCCTCTCGGACATTCCCCTCGCAGGTGCCGAAgcggatgacgaggaggagcttgACGAGAAGGACGATGTCGGTGAAAGGCGCGCGTATGACAGTGGCCTAGGTACAAGCTACAGCGAGGGGGGCAGCGGAAGCGTGCGCAGGAGATCGCGAGGAAACCCGTAA